One Helianthus annuus cultivar XRQ/B chromosome 12, HanXRQr2.0-SUNRISE, whole genome shotgun sequence genomic region harbors:
- the LOC110895509 gene encoding aminopeptidase M1-like codes for MDMAKTENWDVIVKRWGQGMVFHRFNRDIVTPFSSDEMAEQVEEFFSNRVTPLFVRILKQSIEKIQIKARWIDKIRQEESLIPRLTRGLTRTPVET; via the exons ATGGATATGGCTAAAACC GAGAACTGGGATGTGATTGTAAAGCGGTGGGGTCAAGGGATGGTGTTCCATCGTTTCAATAGAGATATAGTGACACCG TTTAGCAGCGATGAGATGGCAGAACAGGTGGAAGAGTTTTTTAGCAACCGAGTAACTCCTTTGTTTGTTAGGATCTTGAAACAAAGCATAGAAAAAATCCAAATCAAAGCCAGATGGATTGATAAAATTAGGCAGGAGGAATCTCTTATACCTAGGTTGACCAGAGGATTGACCAGAACTCCAGTGGAAACATAA